The following proteins come from a genomic window of Suricata suricatta isolate VVHF042 chromosome 5, meerkat_22Aug2017_6uvM2_HiC, whole genome shotgun sequence:
- the CHRD gene encoding chordin isoform X4 has product MRCVLCACEASAVAPRGSLPAWPLNILGIQSTEATATAGSQALRIGRAERATRVCGVWRAVPRLSLRLLRAEQLHVALVTPTNPSGEVWGPLIRHRALAAETFSAILTLEGPPQPGTGGITLLTLSDTEDSLHFLLLFRGLLEPRSGGPAQVPLRLQILHQGQLLRELQANASVQEPGFAEVLPNLTAQEMDWLVLGELKMALERAGGPGLRISGHIAARQSCDVLQSVLCGADALIPVQTGAAGSASLTLLGNGSLIYQVQVVGTGSEVVAMTLETKPQRRNQRTILCRMAGVQPGGHTAVGVCPGLGARGAHMLLQNELFLNVGTKDFPDGELRGHVAALPYSGHSTRHDTLPVPLAGALVLPPVQSQAAGHAWLSLDTHCHLHYEVLLAGLGGSEQGTVTAHLLGPPGMPGPRRLLKGFYGPEAQGVVKDLEPELLRHLAQGTASLLITTKGSPHGELRGQVHIANQCEVGGLRLAAAGAEGAWTPDSAAALPALPAVAGQDVPAPAKPGGPGRPRDPNTCFFEGQQRPHGARWAPNYDPLCSLCTCQRRTVICDPVVCPPPSCPSPVQAPDQCCPVCPEKQDVRDLSGLSRTRDPGEGCYFDGDRSWRAAGTRWHPVVPPFGLIKCAVCTCKGGTGEVHCEKVQCPRLACAHPVRANPTDCCKQCPVGSGAHPQSGNPMQADGPRGCRFAGQWFPESQSWHPSVPPFGEMSCITCRCGAGVPHCERDDCSLPLSCGPGKESRCCSHCIPRRSVPETRTVPELEKEAGGS; this is encoded by the exons ATGCGCTGCGTGCTGTGCGCCTGTGAGGCG AGCGCAGTGGCCCCGAGAGGCAGCCTACCGGCCTGGCCTTTGAATATCCTCGGGATCCAGAGCACCGAAGCTACAGCAACCGCGGGGAGCCAGGCTTTGAGGATCGGACGCGCGGAGAGGGCCACACGG GTCTGTGGGGTGTGGCGGGCAGTGCCTCGGTTGTCTCTGCGGCTCCTTAGGGCAGAACAGCTTCATGTGGCACTTGTGACACCCACTAACCCTTCAGGGGAGGTCTGGGGTCCTCTCATCCGGCACCGGGCCCTGGCTGCAG AGACCTTCAGTGCCATTCTGACTCTGGAAGGCCCTCCACAGCCTGGCACAGGGGGCATTACTCTACTCACTCTCAGTGACACAGAGGACTCCTTGCATTTTTTGCTGCTCTTCCGTGGGCTGCTGGAACCCAGGAGTGGGG GGCCGGCCCAGGTTCCCTTGCGGCTCCAGATTCTACACCAGGGGCAGCTGCTGAGAGAGCTCCAGGCCAATGCCTCAGTCCAG GAGCCAGGCTTTGCTGAGGTGCTGCCCAACCTGACAGCCCAGGAGATGGACTGGCTGGTGCTGGGGGAGCTGAAGATGGCCCTGGAGAGGGCAGGGGGGCCAGGGCTGCGCATCAGTGGACACATTGCAGCCAGGCAGAGCTGTGatg TCCTGCAAAGTGTCCTTTGCGGGGCCGATGCCCTGATTCCGGTTCAGACGGGTGCAGCTGGCTCAGCCAGCTTGACACTACTAGGAAATGGCTCCCTAATCTACCAG GTACAGGTGGTAGGTACAGGCAGTGAGGTGGTGGCCATGACACTGGAGACCAAGCCTCAGCGGAGGAACCAGCGTACCATCCTGTGCCGCATGGCTGGAGTCCAGCCGGGAGGACACACA GCTGTGGGTGTCTGCCCTGGGCTGGGTGCCCGAGGGGCTCATATGCTGCTACAGAATGAGCTGTTCCTGAATGTGGGCACCAAGGACTTCCCAGATGGAGAACTGAGGGGACATGTGGCTGCCCTGCCCTATAGTGGACACAGCACCCGCCATGATA CACTGCCCGTGCCCCTGGCAGGAGCCCTGGTGTTGCCCCCTGTGCAGAGCCAGGCAGCAGGGCATGCCTGGCTCTCCCTGGACACCCACTGTCACCTGCACTATGAAGTGCTGCTGGCTGGGCTTGGTGGCTCAGAACAGGGCACAGTCACTGCCCACCTCCTAGGGCCTCCTGGGATGCCAGGGCCCCGGCGGCTGCTGAAGGGATTCTATGGCCCAGAG GCCCAGGGCGTGGTGAAGGACCTGGAGCCTGAGCTGCTTAGACACCTGGCACAGGGCACCGCCTCCCTGCTGATCACCACCAAGGGTAGCCCCCATGGGGAGCTCCGGGGGCAG GTGCACATCGCCAACCAATGCGAGGTGGGAGGCCTGCGCCTGGCGGCGGCGGGGGCAGAAGGAGCGTGGACGCCGGACTCAGCGGCCGCACTGCCCGCGCTGCCGGCTGTGGCTGGCCAGGACGTCCCCGCGCCAGCCAAACCCGGAGGGCCCGGGCGGCCACGAGACCCCAACACCTGCTTCTTCGAGGGGCAGCAGCGCCCCCATGGGGCTCGCTGGGCGCCTAACTACGACCCACTCTGTTCGCTTTGCACCTGTCAG AGACGTACAGTGATTTGTGACCCTGTGGTGTGCCCGCCACCCAGCTGTCCGAGCCCAGTGCAGGCACCTGACCAGTGCTGTCCTGTGTGCCCCG AGAAACAAGATGTCAGAGACCTGTCAGGGCTGTCACGGACCAGAGACCCTGGAGAGG gctGCTATTTTGATGGTGACCGGAGCTGGCGGGCAGCGGGTACTCGGTGGCATCCTGTCGTGCCGCCCTTTGGCTTAATTAAGTGTGCTGTCTGCACCTGCAAG GGGGGCACTGGAGAGGTGCACTGTGAGAAGGTGCAGTGTCCTCGGCTGGCCTGTGCCCACCCTGTCCGTGCCAACCCCACTGACTGCTGCAAACAGTGTCCAG TGGGGTCAGGGGCCCACCCCCAATCTGGGAACCCCATGCAGGCCGACGGGCCCCGGGGCTGCCGTTTTGCAGGGCAGTGGTTCCCAGAGAGCCAGAGCTGGCACCCCTCGGTGCCTCCCTTTGGAGAGATGAGCTGTATCACCTGCAGATGTGGA GCAGGGGTGCCCCACTGTGAGCGGGATGACTGTTCACTGCCACTGTCCTGTGGTCCAGGGAAGGAGAGTCGCTGCTGCTCCCACTGCATACCCCGGCGGT CAGTCCCAGAGACCAGAACAGTTCCAGAGCTGGAGAAAGAAGCTGGAGGCTCCTAG
- the CHRD gene encoding chordin isoform X1 has protein sequence MRCVLCACEAQSQWGRRSRGPGRVSCKNIKPECPTLACVQPRQLPGHCCQTCPQERSGPERQPTGLAFEYPRDPEHRSYSNRGEPGFEDRTRGEGHTDFVALLTGPRSQAVARARVSLLRSSLRFSISYRQLDRPTRIRFSDSTGSILFEHPAAPSQDGLVCGVWRAVPRLSLRLLRAEQLHVALVTPTNPSGEVWGPLIRHRALAAETFSAILTLEGPPQPGTGGITLLTLSDTEDSLHFLLLFRGLLEPRSGGPAQVPLRLQILHQGQLLRELQANASVQEPGFAEVLPNLTAQEMDWLVLGELKMALERAGGPGLRISGHIAARQSCDVLQSVLCGADALIPVQTGAAGSASLTLLGNGSLIYQVQVVGTGSEVVAMTLETKPQRRNQRTILCRMAGVQPGGHTAVGVCPGLGARGAHMLLQNELFLNVGTKDFPDGELRGHVAALPYSGHSTRHDTLPVPLAGALVLPPVQSQAAGHAWLSLDTHCHLHYEVLLAGLGGSEQGTVTAHLLGPPGMPGPRRLLKGFYGPEAQGVVKDLEPELLRHLAQGTASLLITTKGSPHGELRGQVHIANQCEVGGLRLAAAGAEGAWTPDSAAALPALPAVAGQDVPAPAKPGGPGRPRDPNTCFFEGQQRPHGARWAPNYDPLCSLCTCQRRTVICDPVVCPPPSCPSPVQAPDQCCPVCPEKQDVRDLSGLSRTRDPGEGCYFDGDRSWRAAGTRWHPVVPPFGLIKCAVCTCKGGTGEVHCEKVQCPRLACAHPVRANPTDCCKQCPVGSGAHPQSGNPMQADGPRGCRFAGQWFPESQSWHPSVPPFGEMSCITCRCGAGVPHCERDDCSLPLSCGPGKESRCCSHCIPRRFPETRTVPELEKEAGGS, from the exons ATGCGCTGCGTGCTGTGCGCCTGTGAGGCG CAGTCTCAGTGGGGTCGCCGCTCGAGGGGCCCTGGCAGGGTCAGCTGCAAGAACATCAAACCTGAGTGCCCAACCCTGGCCTGCGTGCAGCCACGTCAGTTGCCGGGACACTGCTGCCAGACCTGCCCCCAGG AGCGCAGTGGCCCCGAGAGGCAGCCTACCGGCCTGGCCTTTGAATATCCTCGGGATCCAGAGCACCGAAGCTACAGCAACCGCGGGGAGCCAGGCTTTGAGGATCGGACGCGCGGAGAGGGCCACACGG ACTTCGTGGCGCTGCTGACAGGGCCGAGGTCGCAGGCCGTGGCACGGGCCCGAGTGTCTCTGCTGCGCTCTAGCTTGCGTTTCTCCATCTCCTACAGGCA GCTGGACCGCCCTACTCGAATCCGCTTCTCAGACTCCACTGGCAGCATCCTGTTTGAACACCCTGCGGCCCCCAGTCAAGATGGCCTG GTCTGTGGGGTGTGGCGGGCAGTGCCTCGGTTGTCTCTGCGGCTCCTTAGGGCAGAACAGCTTCATGTGGCACTTGTGACACCCACTAACCCTTCAGGGGAGGTCTGGGGTCCTCTCATCCGGCACCGGGCCCTGGCTGCAG AGACCTTCAGTGCCATTCTGACTCTGGAAGGCCCTCCACAGCCTGGCACAGGGGGCATTACTCTACTCACTCTCAGTGACACAGAGGACTCCTTGCATTTTTTGCTGCTCTTCCGTGGGCTGCTGGAACCCAGGAGTGGGG GGCCGGCCCAGGTTCCCTTGCGGCTCCAGATTCTACACCAGGGGCAGCTGCTGAGAGAGCTCCAGGCCAATGCCTCAGTCCAG GAGCCAGGCTTTGCTGAGGTGCTGCCCAACCTGACAGCCCAGGAGATGGACTGGCTGGTGCTGGGGGAGCTGAAGATGGCCCTGGAGAGGGCAGGGGGGCCAGGGCTGCGCATCAGTGGACACATTGCAGCCAGGCAGAGCTGTGatg TCCTGCAAAGTGTCCTTTGCGGGGCCGATGCCCTGATTCCGGTTCAGACGGGTGCAGCTGGCTCAGCCAGCTTGACACTACTAGGAAATGGCTCCCTAATCTACCAG GTACAGGTGGTAGGTACAGGCAGTGAGGTGGTGGCCATGACACTGGAGACCAAGCCTCAGCGGAGGAACCAGCGTACCATCCTGTGCCGCATGGCTGGAGTCCAGCCGGGAGGACACACA GCTGTGGGTGTCTGCCCTGGGCTGGGTGCCCGAGGGGCTCATATGCTGCTACAGAATGAGCTGTTCCTGAATGTGGGCACCAAGGACTTCCCAGATGGAGAACTGAGGGGACATGTGGCTGCCCTGCCCTATAGTGGACACAGCACCCGCCATGATA CACTGCCCGTGCCCCTGGCAGGAGCCCTGGTGTTGCCCCCTGTGCAGAGCCAGGCAGCAGGGCATGCCTGGCTCTCCCTGGACACCCACTGTCACCTGCACTATGAAGTGCTGCTGGCTGGGCTTGGTGGCTCAGAACAGGGCACAGTCACTGCCCACCTCCTAGGGCCTCCTGGGATGCCAGGGCCCCGGCGGCTGCTGAAGGGATTCTATGGCCCAGAG GCCCAGGGCGTGGTGAAGGACCTGGAGCCTGAGCTGCTTAGACACCTGGCACAGGGCACCGCCTCCCTGCTGATCACCACCAAGGGTAGCCCCCATGGGGAGCTCCGGGGGCAG GTGCACATCGCCAACCAATGCGAGGTGGGAGGCCTGCGCCTGGCGGCGGCGGGGGCAGAAGGAGCGTGGACGCCGGACTCAGCGGCCGCACTGCCCGCGCTGCCGGCTGTGGCTGGCCAGGACGTCCCCGCGCCAGCCAAACCCGGAGGGCCCGGGCGGCCACGAGACCCCAACACCTGCTTCTTCGAGGGGCAGCAGCGCCCCCATGGGGCTCGCTGGGCGCCTAACTACGACCCACTCTGTTCGCTTTGCACCTGTCAG AGACGTACAGTGATTTGTGACCCTGTGGTGTGCCCGCCACCCAGCTGTCCGAGCCCAGTGCAGGCACCTGACCAGTGCTGTCCTGTGTGCCCCG AGAAACAAGATGTCAGAGACCTGTCAGGGCTGTCACGGACCAGAGACCCTGGAGAGG gctGCTATTTTGATGGTGACCGGAGCTGGCGGGCAGCGGGTACTCGGTGGCATCCTGTCGTGCCGCCCTTTGGCTTAATTAAGTGTGCTGTCTGCACCTGCAAG GGGGGCACTGGAGAGGTGCACTGTGAGAAGGTGCAGTGTCCTCGGCTGGCCTGTGCCCACCCTGTCCGTGCCAACCCCACTGACTGCTGCAAACAGTGTCCAG TGGGGTCAGGGGCCCACCCCCAATCTGGGAACCCCATGCAGGCCGACGGGCCCCGGGGCTGCCGTTTTGCAGGGCAGTGGTTCCCAGAGAGCCAGAGCTGGCACCCCTCGGTGCCTCCCTTTGGAGAGATGAGCTGTATCACCTGCAGATGTGGA GCAGGGGTGCCCCACTGTGAGCGGGATGACTGTTCACTGCCACTGTCCTGTGGTCCAGGGAAGGAGAGTCGCTGCTGCTCCCACTGCATACCCCGGCGGT TCCCAGAGACCAGAACAGTTCCAGAGCTGGAGAAAGAAGCTGGAGGCTCCTAG
- the CHRD gene encoding chordin isoform X3, which produces MDWLVLGELKMALERAGGPGLRISGHIAARQSCDVLQSVLCGADALIPVQTGAAGSASLTLLGNGSLIYQVQVVGTGSEVVAMTLETKPQRRNQRTILCRMAGVQPGGHTAVGVCPGLGARGAHMLLQNELFLNVGTKDFPDGELRGHVAALPYSGHSTRHDTLPVPLAGALVLPPVQSQAAGHAWLSLDTHCHLHYEVLLAGLGGSEQGTVTAHLLGPPGMPGPRRLLKGFYGPEAQGVVKDLEPELLRHLAQGTASLLITTKGSPHGELRGQVHIANQCEVGGLRLAAAGAEGAWTPDSAAALPALPAVAGQDVPAPAKPGGPGRPRDPNTCFFEGQQRPHGARWAPNYDPLCSLCTCQRRTVICDPVVCPPPSCPSPVQAPDQCCPVCPEKQDVRDLSGLSRTRDPGEGCYFDGDRSWRAAGTRWHPVVPPFGLIKCAVCTCKGGTGEVHCEKVQCPRLACAHPVRANPTDCCKQCPVGSGAHPQSGNPMQADGPRGCRFAGQWFPESQSWHPSVPPFGEMSCITCRCGAGVPHCERDDCSLPLSCGPGKESRCCSHCIPRRSVPETRTVPELEKEAGGS; this is translated from the exons ATGGACTGGCTGGTGCTGGGGGAGCTGAAGATGGCCCTGGAGAGGGCAGGGGGGCCAGGGCTGCGCATCAGTGGACACATTGCAGCCAGGCAGAGCTGTGatg TCCTGCAAAGTGTCCTTTGCGGGGCCGATGCCCTGATTCCGGTTCAGACGGGTGCAGCTGGCTCAGCCAGCTTGACACTACTAGGAAATGGCTCCCTAATCTACCAG GTACAGGTGGTAGGTACAGGCAGTGAGGTGGTGGCCATGACACTGGAGACCAAGCCTCAGCGGAGGAACCAGCGTACCATCCTGTGCCGCATGGCTGGAGTCCAGCCGGGAGGACACACA GCTGTGGGTGTCTGCCCTGGGCTGGGTGCCCGAGGGGCTCATATGCTGCTACAGAATGAGCTGTTCCTGAATGTGGGCACCAAGGACTTCCCAGATGGAGAACTGAGGGGACATGTGGCTGCCCTGCCCTATAGTGGACACAGCACCCGCCATGATA CACTGCCCGTGCCCCTGGCAGGAGCCCTGGTGTTGCCCCCTGTGCAGAGCCAGGCAGCAGGGCATGCCTGGCTCTCCCTGGACACCCACTGTCACCTGCACTATGAAGTGCTGCTGGCTGGGCTTGGTGGCTCAGAACAGGGCACAGTCACTGCCCACCTCCTAGGGCCTCCTGGGATGCCAGGGCCCCGGCGGCTGCTGAAGGGATTCTATGGCCCAGAG GCCCAGGGCGTGGTGAAGGACCTGGAGCCTGAGCTGCTTAGACACCTGGCACAGGGCACCGCCTCCCTGCTGATCACCACCAAGGGTAGCCCCCATGGGGAGCTCCGGGGGCAG GTGCACATCGCCAACCAATGCGAGGTGGGAGGCCTGCGCCTGGCGGCGGCGGGGGCAGAAGGAGCGTGGACGCCGGACTCAGCGGCCGCACTGCCCGCGCTGCCGGCTGTGGCTGGCCAGGACGTCCCCGCGCCAGCCAAACCCGGAGGGCCCGGGCGGCCACGAGACCCCAACACCTGCTTCTTCGAGGGGCAGCAGCGCCCCCATGGGGCTCGCTGGGCGCCTAACTACGACCCACTCTGTTCGCTTTGCACCTGTCAG AGACGTACAGTGATTTGTGACCCTGTGGTGTGCCCGCCACCCAGCTGTCCGAGCCCAGTGCAGGCACCTGACCAGTGCTGTCCTGTGTGCCCCG AGAAACAAGATGTCAGAGACCTGTCAGGGCTGTCACGGACCAGAGACCCTGGAGAGG gctGCTATTTTGATGGTGACCGGAGCTGGCGGGCAGCGGGTACTCGGTGGCATCCTGTCGTGCCGCCCTTTGGCTTAATTAAGTGTGCTGTCTGCACCTGCAAG GGGGGCACTGGAGAGGTGCACTGTGAGAAGGTGCAGTGTCCTCGGCTGGCCTGTGCCCACCCTGTCCGTGCCAACCCCACTGACTGCTGCAAACAGTGTCCAG TGGGGTCAGGGGCCCACCCCCAATCTGGGAACCCCATGCAGGCCGACGGGCCCCGGGGCTGCCGTTTTGCAGGGCAGTGGTTCCCAGAGAGCCAGAGCTGGCACCCCTCGGTGCCTCCCTTTGGAGAGATGAGCTGTATCACCTGCAGATGTGGA GCAGGGGTGCCCCACTGTGAGCGGGATGACTGTTCACTGCCACTGTCCTGTGGTCCAGGGAAGGAGAGTCGCTGCTGCTCCCACTGCATACCCCGGCGGT CAGTCCCAGAGACCAGAACAGTTCCAGAGCTGGAGAAAGAAGCTGGAGGCTCCTAG
- the CHRD gene encoding chordin isoform X2 encodes MRCVLCACEAQSQWGRRSRGPGRVSCKNIKPECPTLACVQPRQLPGHCCQTCPQERSGPERQPTGLAFEYPRDPEHRSYSNRGEPGFEDRTRGEGHTDFVALLTGPRSQAVARARVSLLRSSLRFSISYRQLDRPTRIRFSDSTGSILFEHPAAPSQDGLVCGVWRAVPRLSLRLLRAEQLHVALVTPTNPSGEVWGPLIRHRALAAETFSAILTLEGPPQPGTGGITLLTLSDTEDSLHFLLLFRGLLEPRSGGPAQVPLRLQILHQGQLLRELQANASVQEPGFAEVLPNLTAQEMDWLVLGELKMALERAGGPGLRISGHIAARQSCDVLQSVLCGADALIPVQTGAAGSASLTLLGNGSLIYQVQVVGTGSEVVAMTLETKPQRRNQRTILCRMAGVQPGGHTAVGVCPGLGARGAHMLLQNELFLNVGTKDFPDGELRGHVAALPYSGHSTRHDTLPVPLAGALVLPPVQSQAAGHAWLSLDTHCHLHYEVLLAGLGGSEQGTVTAHLLGPPGMPGPRRLLKGFYGPEAQGVVKDLEPELLRHLAQGTASLLITTKGSPHGELRGQVHIANQCEVGGLRLAAAGAEGAWTPDSAAALPALPAVAGQDVPAPAKPGGPGRPRDPNTCFFEGQQRPHGARWAPNYDPLCSLCTCQRRTVICDPVVCPPPSCPSPVQAPDQCCPVCPGCYFDGDRSWRAAGTRWHPVVPPFGLIKCAVCTCKGGTGEVHCEKVQCPRLACAHPVRANPTDCCKQCPVGSGAHPQSGNPMQADGPRGCRFAGQWFPESQSWHPSVPPFGEMSCITCRCGAGVPHCERDDCSLPLSCGPGKESRCCSHCIPRRSVPETRTVPELEKEAGGS; translated from the exons ATGCGCTGCGTGCTGTGCGCCTGTGAGGCG CAGTCTCAGTGGGGTCGCCGCTCGAGGGGCCCTGGCAGGGTCAGCTGCAAGAACATCAAACCTGAGTGCCCAACCCTGGCCTGCGTGCAGCCACGTCAGTTGCCGGGACACTGCTGCCAGACCTGCCCCCAGG AGCGCAGTGGCCCCGAGAGGCAGCCTACCGGCCTGGCCTTTGAATATCCTCGGGATCCAGAGCACCGAAGCTACAGCAACCGCGGGGAGCCAGGCTTTGAGGATCGGACGCGCGGAGAGGGCCACACGG ACTTCGTGGCGCTGCTGACAGGGCCGAGGTCGCAGGCCGTGGCACGGGCCCGAGTGTCTCTGCTGCGCTCTAGCTTGCGTTTCTCCATCTCCTACAGGCA GCTGGACCGCCCTACTCGAATCCGCTTCTCAGACTCCACTGGCAGCATCCTGTTTGAACACCCTGCGGCCCCCAGTCAAGATGGCCTG GTCTGTGGGGTGTGGCGGGCAGTGCCTCGGTTGTCTCTGCGGCTCCTTAGGGCAGAACAGCTTCATGTGGCACTTGTGACACCCACTAACCCTTCAGGGGAGGTCTGGGGTCCTCTCATCCGGCACCGGGCCCTGGCTGCAG AGACCTTCAGTGCCATTCTGACTCTGGAAGGCCCTCCACAGCCTGGCACAGGGGGCATTACTCTACTCACTCTCAGTGACACAGAGGACTCCTTGCATTTTTTGCTGCTCTTCCGTGGGCTGCTGGAACCCAGGAGTGGGG GGCCGGCCCAGGTTCCCTTGCGGCTCCAGATTCTACACCAGGGGCAGCTGCTGAGAGAGCTCCAGGCCAATGCCTCAGTCCAG GAGCCAGGCTTTGCTGAGGTGCTGCCCAACCTGACAGCCCAGGAGATGGACTGGCTGGTGCTGGGGGAGCTGAAGATGGCCCTGGAGAGGGCAGGGGGGCCAGGGCTGCGCATCAGTGGACACATTGCAGCCAGGCAGAGCTGTGatg TCCTGCAAAGTGTCCTTTGCGGGGCCGATGCCCTGATTCCGGTTCAGACGGGTGCAGCTGGCTCAGCCAGCTTGACACTACTAGGAAATGGCTCCCTAATCTACCAG GTACAGGTGGTAGGTACAGGCAGTGAGGTGGTGGCCATGACACTGGAGACCAAGCCTCAGCGGAGGAACCAGCGTACCATCCTGTGCCGCATGGCTGGAGTCCAGCCGGGAGGACACACA GCTGTGGGTGTCTGCCCTGGGCTGGGTGCCCGAGGGGCTCATATGCTGCTACAGAATGAGCTGTTCCTGAATGTGGGCACCAAGGACTTCCCAGATGGAGAACTGAGGGGACATGTGGCTGCCCTGCCCTATAGTGGACACAGCACCCGCCATGATA CACTGCCCGTGCCCCTGGCAGGAGCCCTGGTGTTGCCCCCTGTGCAGAGCCAGGCAGCAGGGCATGCCTGGCTCTCCCTGGACACCCACTGTCACCTGCACTATGAAGTGCTGCTGGCTGGGCTTGGTGGCTCAGAACAGGGCACAGTCACTGCCCACCTCCTAGGGCCTCCTGGGATGCCAGGGCCCCGGCGGCTGCTGAAGGGATTCTATGGCCCAGAG GCCCAGGGCGTGGTGAAGGACCTGGAGCCTGAGCTGCTTAGACACCTGGCACAGGGCACCGCCTCCCTGCTGATCACCACCAAGGGTAGCCCCCATGGGGAGCTCCGGGGGCAG GTGCACATCGCCAACCAATGCGAGGTGGGAGGCCTGCGCCTGGCGGCGGCGGGGGCAGAAGGAGCGTGGACGCCGGACTCAGCGGCCGCACTGCCCGCGCTGCCGGCTGTGGCTGGCCAGGACGTCCCCGCGCCAGCCAAACCCGGAGGGCCCGGGCGGCCACGAGACCCCAACACCTGCTTCTTCGAGGGGCAGCAGCGCCCCCATGGGGCTCGCTGGGCGCCTAACTACGACCCACTCTGTTCGCTTTGCACCTGTCAG AGACGTACAGTGATTTGTGACCCTGTGGTGTGCCCGCCACCCAGCTGTCCGAGCCCAGTGCAGGCACCTGACCAGTGCTGTCCTGTGTGCCCCG gctGCTATTTTGATGGTGACCGGAGCTGGCGGGCAGCGGGTACTCGGTGGCATCCTGTCGTGCCGCCCTTTGGCTTAATTAAGTGTGCTGTCTGCACCTGCAAG GGGGGCACTGGAGAGGTGCACTGTGAGAAGGTGCAGTGTCCTCGGCTGGCCTGTGCCCACCCTGTCCGTGCCAACCCCACTGACTGCTGCAAACAGTGTCCAG TGGGGTCAGGGGCCCACCCCCAATCTGGGAACCCCATGCAGGCCGACGGGCCCCGGGGCTGCCGTTTTGCAGGGCAGTGGTTCCCAGAGAGCCAGAGCTGGCACCCCTCGGTGCCTCCCTTTGGAGAGATGAGCTGTATCACCTGCAGATGTGGA GCAGGGGTGCCCCACTGTGAGCGGGATGACTGTTCACTGCCACTGTCCTGTGGTCCAGGGAAGGAGAGTCGCTGCTGCTCCCACTGCATACCCCGGCGGT CAGTCCCAGAGACCAGAACAGTTCCAGAGCTGGAGAAAGAAGCTGGAGGCTCCTAG